A stretch of the Candidatus Neomarinimicrobiota bacterium genome encodes the following:
- a CDS encoding RES family NAD+ phosphorylase encodes MRNLHPPRDGQGSGRHDMPDRSAVIYCSKSRVSAVAEVIQGFRGTHLTSRVFLYPDKNVRALAHMVLDDSVPLIDFDDPKELSNHKLKPSQIATMNRQVTQNIARSLFDEGAFGFTWWSTLNASWTNVTLFENRVSEHLSIEGEALALDKQMPEVMEAAKVLNIQLRY; translated from the coding sequence ATGCGGAATCTCCATCCTCCCCGGGATGGGCAGGGATCAGGAAGGCACGATATGCCGGATCGAAGCGCGGTCATTTACTGCTCGAAATCACGCGTGTCTGCCGTAGCCGAGGTTATACAAGGATTCAGAGGAACACATTTGACGAGTCGGGTTTTTCTTTATCCCGACAAGAACGTGAGAGCTCTAGCTCATATGGTCCTCGACGACAGTGTTCCTTTGATCGATTTCGATGATCCAAAAGAGCTCTCAAACCATAAACTAAAACCTTCTCAGATCGCTACCATGAACCGGCAAGTGACCCAGAACATTGCGCGATCGCTGTTTGATGAGGGGGCCTTCGGGTTTACTTGGTGGTCGACGCTGAACGCATCTTGGACCAATGTGACGTTGTTCGAGAATCGCGTTTCTGAACACCTTTCCATCGAGGGTGAGGCTCTTGCATTGGATAAGCAGATGCCTGAAGTGATGGAAGCTGCAAAGGTACTGAACATCCAGCTTCGATATTAG